The Alkalihalophilus pseudofirmus nucleotide sequence CATCTTTTTACAGTAGAAAAACACCCCAATATGAGGTGCTTGTCCGATACATTATTTCGTTTGTTGCTTTTGCATTGCTTTCATCATCTGATTTATCTTCTTTTGTGATGGATTTTGACCCATTTGCATCATCATCACTCGAAGCATTTGCTCATTAATTGGCGGGTTCTTCTTTAAATAAGACATCATCGTCTTACGTGCGATAAAGAAACCGATAGCAACACCCGCAAGTACTGCGATCGTGTAGCCTAAAATATGAATCCATGGCATACGTCCAACGTCCTCCTTCAAACAAAATAAACCGTTCAAGCTTAGCCTGAATCAACCTACATTATTATATCGTAACGAGACCGTTTTTAAAAGCTCCTTATGAAATTTGTTCCTATTTATCCGCTTAGACAAACTTAACTTGCTTAATAGGATTAAGCCATCCAAAACGATGATTTTCAAAATTGATGGCAAAAAAACAAGGGTCTATTTTTCTCAGCACTTCAAAAAACATCGTTTCTGCTTCAATTTCACCAGTCGATGTTAATGATAGGTGTTTCTTATAAATTAGTAATTCAGCGCAGCTTTCAGGTTGGGCAAGGTCAAGCACATGGATATGTTTATTTACTTTATAGGAGGATAAATTTGAAAAAGCAGCCATCATTTGTTGCTGCAGCAACAAACCAGGCATCGGCTTTGAAATATACTCTATCTGCAAATCAATAATTTGCTTTTGTTCAGGTGAAGCCATCGTTCTTTCTAAAAATAAATGAAATAGTTTTGACTCTTGTCCAAAATAGTGCTGCGCAACGTCCTCTTCTAGTAAAAACAATTGATAATGTCTCATTCGCTGCACCCCTTTCATTCATTTCTTTACGATAAGTATAGGGGATGCTTCCTAAAATCATTGTCTTAAACTGGCGAGGAATTTCACTAGTTTTGTCGAATAAAAAGACCGCCTAAACAAGAGGCGGTCTTCATCATTCATTATTTATTTAATAAAACTTTTGCTTTAGCAACCACATTATCTACAGTAAAGCCATACTCCTGCATAATGCGCTCTCCTGGTGCTGATGCTCCAAATTGATCAATTGCAAGTACATCGCCGTGATCCCCAACATATTTAT carries:
- a CDS encoding YneF family protein, with amino-acid sequence MPWIHILGYTIAVLAGVAIGFFIARKTMMSYLKKNPPINEQMLRVMMMQMGQNPSQKKINQMMKAMQKQQTK
- the sirA gene encoding sporulation inhibitor of replication protein SirA — translated: MRHYQLFLLEEDVAQHYFGQESKLFHLFLERTMASPEQKQIIDLQIEYISKPMPGLLLQQQMMAAFSNLSSYKVNKHIHVLDLAQPESCAELLIYKKHLSLTSTGEIEAETMFFEVLRKIDPCFFAINFENHRFGWLNPIKQVKFV